Proteins encoded in a region of the Rutidosis leptorrhynchoides isolate AG116_Rl617_1_P2 chromosome 9, CSIRO_AGI_Rlap_v1, whole genome shotgun sequence genome:
- the LOC139867625 gene encoding origin of replication complex subunit 3 has protein sequence MAPSAADDLSPSHISDNDIKPFYVMHKASTCQQRAKKSGARAIRKVKVNLSASLVNSDETEVSDNQLHENSRMKNFHEAWTKFESTIKDVLHNINADVFNEIDCWVHKSFDAICSSGKPDINKVACPYPIVTDVSAKQIFTGLVVMNNLEFVDDLQTFADLGIHLQSRGCHVANLSSVDFSTKSGIGGCLRSLSRQILNDSIDAADISILASWYMEHDSYKSPVVVIIEDMDRCSGPVLSDFILMLSEWVIKIPVILILGVATNLDAPKSILSSKAVQHLSPSKFILGSPADRLDAVIKVVLVRPCSGFVLGHKVAGFIRNCFLRQDGTLTSLVRAVKMAIVQHYLMEPLSFTMKGLLDDESDGSTSLAKAWPKQALHLPSYVRRLSEPKSEVSINGPSKMKEMLNLWSCVVLCLHEVGKNQKTTLLDLYHEALDPKLDNLRNSDYMQLKPDSERPSWKYSMDGQSVKMHKGGLIGHTIRQVRDLPTAASVQLYEKWSKLTNGLNEIHEKVKELQLQEKFGDNNLNQSPSKSRRQAIRNVGNIDKGAKTLNEKGFQLISTMAREHLHPIECIPFHEIVCFKNVDKLQAAILGDPRRRIQLDLLECHSFLKCSSNALTSSMHDTTLMYTLAQEHGDLINLHDWYQSFKANISQKTVKERHRMKGSPSPKKRKTIVEPKNITEASAQARFCRAVTELQITGLLRMPSKRRPDYVQRVAFGL, from the exons ATGGCACCGTCCGCAGCTGATGACCTGTCTCCTTCTCATATTTCAGATAACGATATAAag CCATTTTATGTGATGCACAAAGCATCCACTTGTCAACAACGTGCTAAAAAATCAGGTGCAAGGGCTATCAGAAAAGTTAAGGTCAATTTGTCAGCATCTTTGGTCAATAGCGATGAAACCGAAGTTTCCGACAATCAGTTGCACGAGAATTCTAGAATGAAGAATTTTCACGAAGCATGGACGAAATTTGAATCGACCATTAAG GATGTTTTGCATAACATTAATGCGGATGTATTCAATGAGATAGATTGTTGGGTACACAAATCATTCGATGCAATTTGTTCAAGTGGCAAACCTGATATTAACAAAGTTGCCTGCCCGTACCCCATTGTAACTGATGTTTCTGCTAAACAAATATTCACAGGCCTCGTGGTAATGA ATAATTTGGAATTCGTTGATGATCTTCAGACGTTTGCGGATCTAGGTATACATTTGCAGTCACGTGGTTGCCATGTGGCTAACCTCTCATCGGTAGATTTTTCAACCAAGAGTGGTATAGGTGGTTGTTTGAGAAGTCTATCAAGGCAGATTTTGAATGATAGTATTGAT GCTGCAGACATATCTATCTTAGCATCTTGGTATATGGAGCACGATAGTTATAAGAGCCCTGTGGTTGTTATTATTGAAGATATGGATAGGTGCAGTGGACCTGTACTTTCtgatttcatactcatgttgag TGAATGGGTGATTAAGATACCAGTAATCTTGATTTTGGGAGTTGCAACGAATCTTGATGCACCTAAAAGCATACTTTCTTCGAAGGCGGTTCAACACTTGTCTCCTTCTAAGTTCATTTTAGGGTCTCCTGCTGATAGATTGGATGCGGTTATAAAAGTGGTTCTTGTGAGACCGTGCTCTGGGTTTGTACTTGGTCACAAGGTTGCAGGTTTTATAAGAAATTGCTTCTTGAGACAAGATGGAACCTTGACTTCTTTAGTTAGAGCTGTAAAG ATGGCAATCGTCCAGCATTATCTTATGGAGCCTTTAAGTTTCACAATGAAAGGCTTACTTGATGATGAG AGCGATGGATCTACTTCTTTAGCAAAGGCATGGCCCAAGCAAGCTCTTCATCTTCCCTCTTATGTGAG GAGACTTTCTGAACCAAAAAGTGAAGTATCGATAAATGGACCTTCAAAAATGAAGGAAATGCTGAATTTGTGGAGTTGTGTGGTTTTG TGCTTGCATGAAGTGGGAAAGAATCAGAAAACAACTTTATTGGATTTGTACCATGAGGCGTTAGATCCAAAGCTTGATAACTTGAGGAATTCAGATTACATGCAGTTGAAACCTGATTCTGAAAGACCTTCATGGAAGTACAGTATGGATGGTCAATCAGTTAAAATGCATAAGGGCGGTTTAATTGGACACACAATCCGCCAGGTAAG GGACTTGCCGACAGCTGCTTCAGTTCAGTTATATGAGAAATGGAGTAAGCTAACAAATGGTTTGAATGAG ATCCATGAGAAAGTAAAAGAGCTTCAGTTGCAAGAGAAATTTGGAGATAATAATTTGAATCAATCGCCAAGCAAATCTAG GAGACAAGCAATTCGCAATGTTGGAAATATAGATAAAGGTGCCAAAACATTAAATGAGAAAGGTTTTCAACTAATTAGTACCATGGCAAG GGAACATTTGCATCCCATTGAGTGCATTCCTTTCCATGAAATCGTCTGTTTTAAGAACGTCGATAAATTACAGGCT GCAATATTAGGAGATCCTAGACGAAGGATTCAACTTGATCTACTGGAGTGCCACAGTTTCCTGAAGTGTAGTAGCAATGCGCTAACATCATCAATGCATGATACAACATTAAT GTATACACTAGCTCAGGAACATGGTGATCTTATCAATCTTCATGACTGGTATCAATCTTTTAAAGCCAACATTTCTCAAAAAACCGTAAAAGAGAGGCACAGGATGAAAGGTTCACCATCtcctaagaaaagaaaaacgatCGTTGAACCCAAGAATATAACAGAAGCCTCCGCTCA AGCACGGTTTTGCAGGGCAGTAACGGAGCTCCAGATTACAGGTCTGCTTCGGATGCCAAGTAAGAGGCGGCCTGATTATGTGCAGAGGGTGGCCTTTGGACTTTAA